From a single Miscanthus floridulus cultivar M001 chromosome 8, ASM1932011v1, whole genome shotgun sequence genomic region:
- the LOC136469737 gene encoding uncharacterized protein yields MAIPNYAYLKLKMPGPNGVIIVESTYEHAYDCDVECIEYAEALVEAKTLIVNLDRLGSEAPDSKHRAGTFEPTEAVKLIPVDPTYSNGQALRISATLDSK; encoded by the coding sequence atggcgatccccaactacgcctacctcaagctcaagatgccgggccccaacggTGTCATCattgtcgagtccacgtacgagcatgcatacgactgcgatgtcgaatgcatcgagtatgccgaggctctcgtggaggccaagaccctcatcgtcaacctcgaccggcTTGGTAGTgaggcacctgactccaagcatcgcgccgggactttcgagcccacagAGGCCGTCAAACTCATCCCAGTCGACCCCACCTACTCCAACGGccaagcgctgaggatcagcgccaccctcgacagcaaatag
- the LOC136469739 gene encoding uncharacterized protein: MGVVPPPPPSSLQRMRGAVQKLLCPHSGWKLQAEAPALAPRKALKVSTSSTAQWVMEAQAAIQRGAASARADPKEPDAQGEVTEAATKRVGKEAPMSLEAEAHELDEAEVPSAAEATEGEAEAPRTSKAEATEAGASRTTKAEVAEARAPGTTEAEVAEASMGAAESVAQEAEMEAGQASVPPPVQGSPLSQESAREVEVHSISSDDTSRGKEVVDAKAACTIEQPAPTSGEGSSALVWELEARSLRKSLFLRRERDVWDQLRQQKDLLANAIDLLLARSAEVEDLRLRCADMKAEAATAREQAIPLAAQIKELEEELTRVASEWDTFKSRAKEAAASAKAIARVGEGVHERLWGALHTGVKRALAVVSSHYADIDLKAVNDSYILAEDDEEAEEEVMRLVEVAEAPGTTLAKLFEEEVVPPTPSTDASDPEF, encoded by the exons ATGGGGgtcgtgccaccgccgccgccatcgtcgttgcagAGGATGAGGGGCGCAGTGCAGAAGCTATTGTGTCCCCATTCGGG CTGGAAGCTTCAGGCGGAAGCGCCTGCCCTGGcaccacgtaaggcgctcaaggtgagcaccagctccaccgcccaatgggtgatggaggcgcAAGCTGCCATACAGCgtggcgcggcatcggcgagggccgacccaaaggagccggaCGCCCAAGGAGAGGTTACCGAGGCGGCCACTAAGCGAGTGGGGAAGGAGGCGCCTATGTCCCTCGAGGCTGAGGCCCACGAGTTAGATGAGGCCGAGGTGCCCTCAgccgctgaggccaccgagggcgaggccgaggcccctaggacctctaAGGCTGAGGCAACGGAGGCCGGGGCATCCAGGACCACCAAGGCTgaggtggcggaggccagagcccccggaaccaccgaggccgaggtggcagaggcCAGCATGGGTGCGGCAGAGTCGGTGGCCCAGGAAGCGGAgatggaggcggggcaagcttcaGTACCGCCCCCGGTCCAAGGTTCGCCGCTGTcgcaggagagcgcccgggaagtggaggtTCATTCGATCTCATCTGACGATACTTCTCGAgggaaggaggtggtggatgCCAAGGCGGCCTGCACCATAGAGCAGCCAGCTCCAACCTCtggtgagggaagctcggccctagtctgg gagctcgaggcccggtcccttaggaagtcattgttccttcggcgggagagggacgtctgggaccagctccggcagcagaaggacctgctcgccaatGCCATTGATCTTCTGTtggcgcggagcgcggaggtggaggacctccgtcttcgttgtgctgatatgaaggccgaggcagccACGGCTCGGGAGCAGGCCATCCCTTTGGCGGCgcagatcaaggagctggaggaggagctgacccgggtggccagCGAGTGGGATACCTTCAAGTCCCGGGCCAAAGAAGcggcggcctctgccaaggccatcgctAG ggttggagaaggag tccacgagcggctctggggggcgctgcatacgggcgtcaagcgcgccctggccgtcgtctcctcgcactatgccgACATCGACCTCAAGGCCGTCAACGACAGTTACAtcttggctgaggatgacgaggaggccgaggaggaggtcatgaggctggtggaggtggctgaggcccctggcacgacgctggccaagctgttcgaagaggaggtggttcctcctacgccgagCACCGACGCTAGCGACCCTGAGttctga